From one Nycticebus coucang isolate mNycCou1 chromosome 14, mNycCou1.pri, whole genome shotgun sequence genomic stretch:
- the LOC128564414 gene encoding olfactory receptor 481-like has product METGNTTMVTEFIILGLTEDPTLRSVFFVVFLGIYIVTILGNISIITLIRKSPQLHTPMYLFLSHLAFVDIGYSTSVMPIMIVSFLRERTAIPVAGCIAQFGSDVVFGTAECFLLAAMAYDRYVAICSPLLYSTHMSRRVCIILLVASYLGGCVNSSLCIGCLLSLTFCGPNRINHFFCDLPPLVKLSCTHIYIAEISPVISDGSIIVITLFIIVVSYLYILHSILNIHSTGGRHKAFSTCTSHLTAVILFYGTVTFVYVVPQSSHSADQSKVVSVFYTVVIPMLNPLIYSLRNKEVKEAMRKLMARIHSSLERNPV; this is encoded by the coding sequence atggagactggaaacACCACAATGGTGACAGAATTCATTATTTTGGGGTTAACAGAGGATCCTACTCTTCGTTCAGTCTTCTTTGTGGTCTTTCTAGGAATCTATATTGTTACCATATTGGGCAACATCAGCATAATCACATTAATTCGAAAAAGCCCTCAGCTTCACACCCCTATGTACCTCTTCCTCAGCCATTTGGCCTTTGTGGACATTGGCTATTCCACATCAGTCATGCCTATTATGATTGTGAGTTTCCTAAGGGAGAGAACGGCTATCCCTGTTGCTGGCTGCATAGCCCAGTTTGGCTCTGATGTTGTCTTTGGGACAGCCGAGTGCTTCCTGCTGGCTGCCATGGCCTATGATCGCTACGTGGCCATCTGCTCCCCACTTCTCTACTCCACACACATGTCTCGCAGGGTCTGCATCATCTTATTGGTTGCTTCCTATCTGGGTGGTTGTGTAAATTCTTCATTATGTATTGGCTGCTTATTGAGCTTGACATTCTGTGGACCAAATAGAATCAACCATTTCTTCTGTGACCTCCCTCCACTTGTGAAACTTTCTTGTACCCATATTTATATTGCTGAAATATCTCCTGTCATCTCAGATGGGTCAATCATTGTGATCACACTGTTTATCATAGTTGTGTCATATCTCTACATCCTCCACTCGATCCTCAACATACACTCCACTGGGGGAAGGCACAAGGCCTTCTCCACCTGCACGTCCCACCTCACTGCAGTCATTCTGTTCTATGGGACAGTTACATTTGTTTATGTTGTACCACAGTCAAGCCACTCTGCTGATCAGAGTAAAGTAGTGTCCGTGTTCTATACAGTAGTGATCCCCATGCTGAACCCTCTGATCTACAGTCTGAGGAACAAGGAGGTGAAAGAGGCCATGAGGAAATTGATGGCAAGAATACATTCCTCGTTGGAAAGAAATCCAGTGTGA